From the genome of Stigmatopora nigra isolate UIUO_SnigA chromosome 2, RoL_Snig_1.1, whole genome shotgun sequence:
GCTGGATAAAGAAAGCGGTTTGAAAGGCGTGGGGGTTGGTTAGGGAGTAAAAATCTGTTAATAAGCTGCTTCATATTTGAAGCAGCAGAGTTCAAAGGTAGGGGGAATATGGTACGTGTTCTTTAGTTCTCTATTTGTGTCAACCACTCATTTCCACCTTGCTTCCACTATGTACTCTAGTATGCTTGTTATTACCACATATTTTGCCGGACCCGGTGTAATTTGAACTGTCTTGTAATGGTTCATAGCAACTCCAAACATGTGGTCGGTCACAAGTTTTAGATCTTAGGCTTAGGTGATGTGTTAATACCCAACGTAGGCTTCATAGAATTGCTTGATGAGATGTTCCTTGATGTTAAATGCCACATTGAGGCCACAGATATCATCAGCTCATCTCGTTTAAAATAGATTTGATCTCAGTCTCCTTGAGTCAATCTTAGGTTGTTATTAGGCAGTGGATTTTCCCTATTTGGGACCGAAAATGCTCCAAAACTAAATATGCCTCACTAGATAATTGTGAATCAAGGTTTTCTCTTAAACTGGCATTTGTAATTGCGAATATAGGTGCTCGGTAAATACGTTGCTTGTCTCAAAAGCtaacttttgtcttttttcgtTGCTGCCGTGTCTTTTCTGTCTTTCAAGGTGGATTCTTTTTTGCCAAACAAATGAGGTCAAAACGCTACGTGACCATGCTGGATCCATTTCAGTATCGCTATGGCCAGTTGTTCACAACGGCAATATTACTTCCTGCTATCCTCAGTGATATATTGTGGGTGGCCTGCATCCTGGCTGCTTTAGGtacatttatatatctatagaaaatgaatgaatgtgattaAAGAATGTGGCTCTGGTCTGTGTGTTTTGTACTGATGTTTTGTTCTATTTTCTCTGGTTCGAGTTAATGTTTTGTGTCATCTCCAGGTGGGACGATGAGAGTTATCCTTGAACTATCGTCAACAATCTCCATCTTGATCTCTGCGGCAGTCTCTATCATATACACGTTTTTAGGGGGCCTCTATGCTGTCGCGTACACAGATATCATCCAACTGTCCTTCATTTTTATCAGTCTGGTGAGCTATCAAAAAATTGTCCGAAGGTTGTATGATTGCCGTCGTTCATTGACGAACGGCAAGTCAACCTTTGTATTTGAGAATCTCCTTTTATTCAATGCACATTCCTTACTTGTTGCTGATGTAtaactagtgttttttttctgtttttagtggGTCTGTATTCCATTTTTGATTCTCAGTCCTGTGGTGACTGACCTGGCACAAACGGCCCATTTCAACCAATCAAACGGTCACTCGTGGATTGGAGAAGTGAAACTTGAAGACTCAGGAAAATGGACAGATGACTTTCTAGTCTTGGTCAGATATTTTTATACGTTATGTGGTTTTTATTTAtgcttatgctttttttttattgttgctgcatatatacacacacacacacacacacatatatatatatatatatatatatatatatatatatatatatatatatatatatatatatatatatatatatatatatatatatatatatatatatatatatatatatatatatatatatatatatatatatatatatatatatatatatatatatatatatatatatatatatatatatatatatatatatatatatatatatatatatatatatatatatatatatatatatatatatatatatatatatatatatatatatatatatatatatatatatatataatatatatattttttttctttccacacaATAGTGtatattaacatttttgctATTAATTGTGAATCTGTGCATCACCGATACCTCGTTCTGTCATGTTCTAAATTTGATTTGATGTACAAAAACAGCTACAAATGGTTCCAAAGAAGTAAATCAACATATCTTCTAATGCTCACGCAACCTCTAAAAATATCACAACGATtaactcaatattttttttattttatggagGGATTAAGTAGGCTGTGTGTAGAGTGAGCAGAGTATAATACGCAAGTACAGAGAACATCTGCTTTCAAAGAGTGATTTTGGAAGGCATACTTTTTGAAAGCACATAATACTCTTGAAAAATTACAAAACTATGTATACATTTCTCTCTATGACAAAGTTCATTGACCAATTGTTGCCTCCTTTTGGAGATGAATTTTCCCAcacaattgttgttgttgttattgtagttTCTGCACAATTGGTGACCTCGTACCAGCTATAATTGAGCAACCTATCTGTGCAACCCACTTTAAAACCATCTTAACAATATTAAGGCTCACATACTGTAAATTGAGTGAAATGATGCATCACTGCCATGTTTTTTGAACTGGTGTAATGTGTGTTTAGGCTTTAGGAGGACTGGCTTACCAGTCTTTCCATCAGAGGATCCTTGCTGCTGCCTCTTCGTCCAAGGCTCAGGTTACCTGCTTTGCTGCTGCTGCCCTTTCTTTTATTCTGGGAATTCCCTCTGTGATCATCGGTGCTGTGGCTGCATCTGCAGGTATACAAACATCCTTTTACATTCTCCATCCATATAGCATTAGCTGTTGAATCCACGGAGGCAGCTACAAGGCATGAGCGCTGTTTGACCATCACAGATATACAACAACATCATCTCGGTGGCTTTTTGGGGGAAGCTTGGAAGAGttccatttcttttttgttttgttttacatgcATAAATTATGCGCAAGGCAGCGTAGCCATGAAGTGGAAGAGTCAAACTCCTAAGGTAGAATTCAGCATGAACATTTAAAGCAAGATTAGCCCTTGACTACATCGTAGCCCAACACCCATGCTTCGTGTAGCCAGATTACTCTTTTTACATACAGTTCTTTCTAATCGTATTGCTTCAGTTTATGCCCCTCGTCAATAAGCCGTGAATTGAAGTCTTTCCGCAAAATAACTCTTGTTTTCACTTGAGACTTTTGCAAACTGCTGTTTCTAGCCAAGCAAAGTGGCAAAGGCTTTTCCTGAGCCTATTGTTTGCCAGGAATAAAGTCCAATCTGTAGACAACAGGCACGTTCAAAGTCTCACCCCCTGACTTACGTAGCATTTCTAATACTATGGTGCCAGAGTCCAAACTGTTCTAAACCCTTCCCCACCTGAGATTTGACATTCCACCCAACTATCGAGCACTCACGTTTTCATAGGTGTCTGGGCGATGCTTTTCTCTGCCAGAACGGGCACCCGAACATTTGTCTCCACTTTGACTTGGTAGCATGTGATTAACATTGATGGATACCGATCACATCCAAATACGAACTCCTCAGAAAGTCAAGGTGGCAAATAGCACACAACCAGATATCAAAGTATCGAGGTGGATCATCATTATAGTTTGATTTTGGAGGTTCCACTCTGCTTAATTCCATAAGGCACTATATTTGCAggcaatacatacatttttcagAATGTTCCcaatggaataaacatgcgtcCAAAAAGTTTAATAACAGTAAAAGGAATTTTGCCTTTCTTAGTTCAAACTGTCATATTTAATTAGACCTAAAACATACCTTTTGTCCCCATTACCATGATTTTATTTCCCCTCTTTGTGTCTGTATGTGCCTTTATATCTCCTTTCTAAGACTGGAACCAGACAGAATATGGTCTACCCCCACCTTTTGAGCGAGGGGAGGCAGGGAATGTCCTACCGCTGGCTCTTTGCTACATCACACCCACCTGGGTATCAGTATTAGGTATTGGTGCAATAGCAGCAGCAGTTATGTCCTCCATGGACTCAACATTGCTGTCATCAGCATCCatgttcacacaaaacatatacAAGACGACTTTCAGaaagcaggtgtgtgtgtgtatgagagagGTGTGGCTACATCATTTGTAAACACGCCAACAAAATGTTGGTTTCATCTTTCTGTGTGTTTTCCAGGCATCGGAGAGGGAGCTGCAATGGGTGATCCGGATTAGCGTGCTGATTGTGGGTTTGGCTGGAACTGGATTGGCCTTTAATAAGAGCAGCATCATTGTTCTATGGCTACTGGCTACGGATCTACTCTATTGCATCGTGACGCCGCAACTGTTCTGCGTGGTACATCTTCGCTGTGCCAATTGCTATGGAGCTATTAGCGGATACGTGCTTGCGCTGCTACTGCGCGTGCTGAGCGGTGAGCCGGCACTGGGCATTCCCCCCGTGTTGCTCTTCCCAGGCTGGAGGGAGAACGATGGCCTCATCACGCAATACTTTCCCTTCAGGACTCTGATTGCGTTCGTTTCTCTGGCAGCTATCATTCTAGTATCCTGGCTGGTCCAGGTTATCTTTACTCGTCAGATCATTCCTCAGTCCTGGGATGTCTTTGATGCTTTTGATGCGATTATGGATTCAAAAGATgacgatgaagaagaagaagaagaggaagagcagGAGGAGGGGAGCCCAATTCAAATTTTCAATGAAGAAAAGAACTATGTTTTTAATACAGCTTTATAGGCTTATGATATTCAGAAAAccttatgtatgtgtattgaTGAACATATTCTCACATTTTTATGCTGTCATTTCTTCTACAAAGTATTGAATATTGTTGTGAAAGACAGTGCAAAGTTTAGCAAAGGGTTGCTATTTCTAAAGCAGGATTACAATCTTAAATGTTGAAGCCTGTACTTAACCCAATCCTTTTTCCAAACACCAGTTTCTGCAAGGTTTTTATTGTAACTGATCCATGTGATGTGATCGTATTCCAGCATCGTTGACCCCCTTCAGAAAAAGTcgggtctttctttttttgtttttttttgtaagaactATTGAGATGAGATGCCACTATCATTGGTACTAAGGTTCCACTCAAATGCTTATTTAAAGTGTCAAGTGTTTAACTAGTTTACTTTCTACATTTTTAGGTAGTGTCCTTTATAAATTGTTGGCTCTGTTAATGCACTTTCCTAAAAATTTTATATTTACAATACTACAATATATATGACAGCAGTTGTAATTGTGTGTCGTCAACCCCCCCAAACCCTTTCAACCCGATATCCTTCAACAAGTGGGGATAAAATGCCAATAAGCACATCTtcaatgaaaaaagaaaatatatacatattcaatgGAAACGCTTTAAGTCTCAAACTGTGGGTAACTGGGTTCCTGTAAAGGGTAAATGGGGCATTGTTGGTTGAGCAGcttctaaaacaaatttaaagtgTTACTCTGAGCTATAGTGTTCAAGTGTTAATTTATCTCGGCTGGTTGTCTGGAGGGTCCTGTGAGTGAAAAGCCAGGTTAATGCACTCAGACAGTGTTAACATTTGTTCTGTAGTATCTATGCAACTGTAAAGACCGGCTATGAGCAGCAGAGGGCCATTATTATTAACTTGAAAAATGTCTTTAGTTATAGTTAggaagaggtttttttttctttttagggcCATTCTTAATCAATGGGGACAGAAACTTAATGCATCGGGTGCCCCAATGTGGTTTTCAGGTCATATGTACCCTTCCTAATTTACAATACATTACCATTACAAACAAGTTTGGTCTATGTGTGTTTTTTCAGCAAGTAAATGTGAGTTTAGGAGCACAAATATTTGTCAAACCTGCATTAAGCTAAATACTAACTAACAATaggtgagaagaaaaaaatatatcaagagCAATTGAGGTGCATTATTTTATGTGTATGTGCAAGCCTTTTCCTAATGTTTCAAATGATGGAGCTCAGACTAAAAAGGAAGCGCAAGAGGATTGCACTCCAAGTGACACTGCTTGTTTGGCTCTAAGCTGTATGAAAAGATGACTCAACAGTAAGAATGTGCACATTTCAACCAACGTGATGTTGCCAAGTAGCAATAACAGGGAAAACCTAGCATCCAATGCTCAGTTTATGGAGGCAGAAGAAAGCAAACTGGTTTATTTGGATTGGtttggataattttattcatcccgtatttgggaaatgtcattgttgatgtagcaagagggtgattagacagaacagcaagtacaaagcaaatcaaagtaaatggaataaaacaaagtataaaatacaaagtaaagtaaaaaggaatgtattaagaaatatttgaataacCACCCTAAATCACACAAAGAGCATCTTTCTTGagccaaaaatacatttttatagccATTGTGCAAAAACGGAGCCCAGTTAGGGATATTTATTGGGGTGTCATCACTTAGGAttagagaacatttttttaaaaaggacaaaggtTTAGCAATGTTTAAACCATGGGTGTCCAAACATGTTGTCAAGAGTCGCTATGGTTGCAGGTATTGGTTCCAATCAATCCAGCTCAGCCAGTTTAACCACTAggggtttctgctgaaacaagaagcacctgattgcaattACTAATTGCAATTGTAAGACAtctgattggtgaaaatgtttccTCTCCGTGGGCTGGgatgaaaatgtgcaaacacTGTGTGTGGACCATTGTGGATTATACGTTGCCCACCATGGagttaaaacaaaaatctgcactGACTGAGGCCTTTTTTTGGAAAAGGTTGCACGCCCTGTttgaaaaatggcagaaatgCAGGTATGTATGAGGATTATACATGTGGTCGTTCTTAAATACAAACAGCCCATCACTTGATCAAGTGTTTACATCATCTGCATTGAAGCATTGTACTATTGCTACAGAATATGCCGTGGGTAGTCcttccacacacaaaaacatgcactgttCAGTGGGCCTATTGCAGTGGGTGTTTCAGATTAGTGTACTGCTGGTGATCTTGGCTGGGACTGCTTTGGTCTTTTAATAACAGGAGGACTATCCTTGTTTTCTGGTAGCTTGCTATGAACCTAAACTATTGCACTGTGACTGCATTTGTTCTGCTTTGCCAATTTCAATGTAGGGCATAGTAAAACAGGAGCATTTTTctttagcttgttttttttatacaggcatacattaagatatttttttttaatttcaattgttttttcaattattttatttagattgTATGTTTGTGGTCATTTTTGTCAAAAGAATGTTCTCCTCTTGGATTTTCAGCACTGCTAGTGTAATGACTTTGATTGAACAGTAGAGGGCAACACACGAGTGTAAAAGGAGTCTGTACTCTTTGTATTTGCTTCAGTTGATGCACAAACTGCGGCCAATGAAGCTTTGATTTTTAATCATATGCTATCTCTTTTATAGCAGTGATGAGaaactgactttttttaaatcttgtatTATGTTTTGGTCAACATTGATCCATTTTCAAGTTTGGcaatgcaaaataaatcaatggtactttttaCATTCCCAAACTTGAAAATGGGTCAGTCTTGACCCCAAATCAATACACTGCAATGCAGAGTTAAATCCCAATCAGATTTGATCCCCTAGCAAAAAGTAAATAGtataataatcatttttaaaaaatataaagaaaacaaGGTTGTTGAATCAATTCCCAAATAAGCTTTCCTCGCCGTTCTGGTTTATCTGACGTCAAAGCAATTGAAATGCCTTTCAGGG
Proteins encoded in this window:
- the LOC144186577 gene encoding high affinity choline transporter 1-like → MAVHVAGLVAVAAFYIVILLTGILASRKSKKVEKKCTGKKSEVAIVGGRNINVLIGVFTMTATWVGGGYIMGTAEAVYSPTQGLVWAFGPLAYLINFLLGGFFFAKQMRSKRYVTMLDPFQYRYGQLFTTAILLPAILSDILWVACILAALGGTMRVILELSSTISILISAAVSIIYTFLGGLYAVAYTDIIQLSFIFISLWVCIPFLILSPVVTDLAQTAHFNQSNGHSWIGEVKLEDSGKWTDDFLVLALGGLAYQSFHQRILAAASSSKAQVTCFAAAALSFILGIPSVIIGAVAASADWNQTEYGLPPPFERGEAGNVLPLALCYITPTWVSVLGIGAIAAAVMSSMDSTLLSSASMFTQNIYKTTFRKQASERELQWVIRISVLIVGLAGTGLAFNKSSIIVLWLLATDLLYCIVTPQLFCVVHLRCANCYGAISGYVLALLLRVLSGEPALGIPPVLLFPGWRENDGLITQYFPFRTLIAFVSLAAIILVSWLVQVIFTRQIIPQSWDVFDAFDAIMDSKDDDEEEEEEEEQEEGSPIQIFNEEKNYVFNTAL